A single Macaca fascicularis isolate 582-1 chromosome 13, T2T-MFA8v1.1 DNA region contains:
- the MORN2 gene encoding MORN repeat-containing protein 2 translates to EVPGRPSNQVAPGAVLAPSSLPAAELAAQGESQSLEDLSNTSRPTSEVYKISFIFPNGDKYDGDCTRTSSGIYERNGIGIHTTPNGIVYTGSWKDDKMNGFGRLEHFSGAVYEGQFKDNMFHGLGTYTFPTGAKYIGNFNENRVEGEGEYTDVRGLEWSGNFHFTAAPDLKLKLHM, encoded by the exons GAGGTGCCCGGTCGCCCCAGCAACCAAGTCGCACCTGGAGCTGTCCTAGCGCCTAGTTCTCTCCCGGCTGCAGAGCTGGCCGCCCAGGGGGAGTCGCAGAGTTTGGAAGATCTCTCTAACACCTCTCGGCCAA CTTCAGAAGTGTATAAGATCAGCTTTATCTTTCCAAATGGAGACAAGTATG aTGGCGACTGTACAAGAACATCTTCTGGAATCTATGAAAGAAATGGAATAGGTATTCATACCACTCCTAATGGGATTGTCTACACAGGAAGCTGGAAAGATGACAAg ATGAATGGTTTTGGAAGACTTGAGCATTTTTCAGGAGCAGTATATGAAGGACAATTTAAGGATAATATGTTTCATGGACTGGGGACTTACACATTCCCAACTGGGGCAAAGTATATTGGAAATTTCAATGAAAATAG ggtagaaggtgaaggggaataTACTGATGTCCGAGGACTAGAATGGAGTGGTAACTTTCATTTTACAGCTGCTCCAGACCTGAAATTAAAACTTCACATGTAG